In a single window of the Flavobacterium sp. W4I14 genome:
- a CDS encoding ferredoxin-nitrate reductase (product_source=KO:K00367; cath_funfam=2.20.25.90,2.40.40.20,3.40.228.10,3.40.50.740,3.50.50.60; cog=COG0243,COG0446,COG2906; ko=KO:K00367; pfam=PF00384,PF01568,PF04324,PF04879,PF07992,PF18267; superfamily=50692,51905,53706,57196): protein MKAEKNISLNNTTTCCYCGVGCGIVVTKDIHERITVEGDKNHPVNKGMLCSKGMNLHYTANDKSDRLLYPEMRYNKNMPLQRVSWDTALERTAAVFKALIKKHGPDSVAFYASGQCLTEEYYVVNKLIKGFIGSNNIDTNSRLCMSSAVVGYKMSLGEDTVPISYDDIEIADCIFVAGANPAWCHPILWRRVEAARQKNPDLKIIVSDPRKTQTCSLANVHLQLNPGTDITLHHAIGRCLIEDGKIDTDFIINSTNGYEKYHATVFETSLAEAAVICGIEESDIRLAASYIGNAKGFISMWTMGLNQSVVGTNKNLSLINLNLITGHIGKPGSGPFSLTGQPNAMGGREVGGLSNLLPAHRVLANESHRNEVEKFWQIPLGTIQSKPGLTATEMFDELNTGKLKAVWILCTNPLISLPDVRVAEEGLKKAKFVVVQDISNNVETIKYADVVLPAAAWVEKEGTMTNAGRYISYLGKVTEAPGEALPDSEIICRFAKKMGYHGFDFKSASEIYNEHAALTEGTNIDISGLNYEILKEKRAVQWPYPKQEKAFGTARLFTDHQFYTPDKKANILSFDDQNQSEALTPEHPLILTTGRIRDQWHTRSKTGKVNKLNQHISESFLEINPIDAEARHIKDNDIIEISSLRGNVRVKAKFSEDIKPGVVFMPMHWGKILKSDLNRVNNLTNNLVDPLSKEPDFKFSAVEVKLYQKARQKIIVIGAGAGACGFVKSYRALNTEDDIEIFSKENFPFYNRVLLPDYIIGTLPWHNLIKMSDSEETDYRIKLHRGLGIEKIDKENKTVIDSNGETHHYDVLLLATGSRAFVLKDIPKLNGIFTMRSRNDADSFKKHVDTTNGKVVIVGGGLLGIELATSLAETGSKVTIIQRISRLMGRQLDALGSQLLHEELTSKGIEIFYNDEVDRIIGEKSISGIRLKSGLLIDCESLVIAIGTVPNTELIKEAGIECKRGVVVDEYLRTTEKDIYAIGEIAEFKGQMYGITAAAEQQAEIVARFLCGDIAKFYQGSLLMNILKMHSLELCSLGLAEIPNNDSTYEEIVFIDKAKRYYKKCIVHNDKLVGAILIGDKSEFLEFRNLIENKMELSEKRLQLLRSGKTTEPIIGKTVCSCNNVGEGNLINKIKDGCKDHLQLCQLTGAGMGCGSCRPEVKAILDSFVNVLKTEPKPALAGT, encoded by the coding sequence TTGAAAGCAGAAAAGAATATATCGCTAAATAACACAACAACATGCTGCTACTGCGGAGTGGGCTGTGGTATTGTGGTAACTAAAGATATCCATGAGCGGATAACAGTTGAAGGAGACAAAAACCACCCTGTAAACAAGGGCATGTTGTGCAGCAAAGGCATGAATCTTCACTACACGGCGAATGATAAAAGCGACAGGCTGCTTTACCCCGAAATGCGTTACAACAAAAACATGCCCCTCCAAAGGGTAAGCTGGGATACCGCACTAGAAAGAACAGCAGCCGTTTTTAAAGCACTGATTAAAAAACATGGACCCGATAGTGTGGCTTTTTATGCAAGCGGACAATGTTTAACGGAAGAGTATTATGTAGTAAACAAATTGATTAAAGGTTTTATCGGTAGCAATAATATCGACACCAACAGCCGCTTATGTATGAGCAGTGCGGTTGTTGGTTATAAAATGAGCTTAGGTGAAGATACTGTGCCCATTAGTTACGATGATATTGAAATTGCCGATTGTATTTTTGTTGCGGGCGCAAATCCAGCATGGTGCCATCCTATCCTTTGGCGCCGTGTTGAAGCCGCAAGGCAAAAAAATCCAGACCTAAAGATCATTGTAAGCGACCCGCGAAAAACGCAGACCTGCTCGCTTGCCAATGTCCATCTGCAACTCAATCCAGGCACCGATATTACCCTTCACCACGCCATTGGCAGATGTTTAATTGAAGATGGAAAAATTGATACTGATTTTATCATCAACAGCACCAACGGTTATGAAAAATACCATGCTACCGTTTTCGAAACCTCACTGGCCGAAGCAGCAGTTATTTGCGGCATAGAAGAAAGCGATATCCGCTTGGCTGCATCTTACATCGGCAATGCAAAAGGTTTCATCAGCATGTGGACCATGGGGCTTAACCAAAGTGTGGTGGGTACCAATAAAAACCTTTCGTTAATCAACCTAAACCTGATTACCGGCCATATTGGCAAACCTGGAAGCGGACCTTTTTCACTCACCGGACAACCAAATGCCATGGGCGGACGAGAAGTTGGTGGTTTAAGCAATTTATTGCCGGCACATCGCGTTTTAGCAAACGAAAGTCATAGGAATGAGGTCGAAAAATTTTGGCAGATCCCATTGGGCACCATTCAATCCAAACCGGGCTTAACTGCAACCGAAATGTTTGATGAACTGAATACAGGAAAGCTCAAAGCGGTTTGGATTTTATGCACCAATCCATTGATTAGCCTACCTGATGTTCGTGTAGCCGAAGAAGGATTAAAAAAAGCGAAATTTGTAGTTGTTCAGGACATTAGCAACAATGTGGAAACCATAAAATACGCTGATGTGGTTTTACCTGCAGCTGCCTGGGTAGAAAAAGAGGGCACCATGACCAATGCAGGCCGCTATATTTCTTATCTTGGTAAAGTAACCGAAGCACCTGGAGAAGCCTTACCAGATTCGGAAATTATCTGCCGGTTTGCGAAAAAAATGGGTTATCACGGTTTCGATTTTAAAAGTGCTTCCGAAATATACAACGAGCATGCAGCGCTTACCGAAGGAACCAACATTGATATCAGCGGCCTTAATTATGAGATTTTAAAAGAAAAAAGAGCCGTTCAATGGCCTTACCCGAAGCAAGAAAAAGCATTCGGAACTGCCAGATTATTTACCGATCACCAGTTTTATACACCAGATAAAAAAGCCAATATTTTATCATTTGATGATCAAAACCAATCGGAAGCTTTAACACCGGAGCATCCTTTGATTTTAACCACCGGAAGAATAAGAGATCAATGGCATACCCGAAGCAAAACAGGCAAGGTAAATAAATTGAACCAGCATATTAGCGAATCTTTTTTAGAGATCAACCCAATTGACGCCGAAGCTCGGCACATTAAAGACAATGATATTATCGAAATTTCCAGTTTACGTGGAAATGTTCGTGTAAAAGCAAAATTTTCGGAAGATATTAAACCTGGAGTGGTTTTTATGCCCATGCACTGGGGAAAAATCTTAAAAAGTGACCTAAACCGGGTGAATAACCTTACCAATAACCTGGTTGATCCACTAAGCAAAGAACCTGATTTTAAATTTAGTGCTGTAGAAGTAAAATTATATCAAAAAGCCCGGCAAAAGATCATTGTTATTGGTGCAGGCGCTGGTGCCTGTGGTTTTGTTAAAAGTTATAGGGCTTTAAATACCGAAGATGATATTGAGATCTTTAGCAAAGAAAATTTCCCTTTTTACAACAGGGTACTTCTCCCCGATTATATTATTGGCACTTTACCCTGGCATAACCTCATTAAAATGAGCGATAGTGAGGAAACCGATTATAGAATTAAGCTGCACCGTGGGTTAGGTATCGAAAAGATCGACAAAGAAAATAAAACCGTTATCGATAGTAATGGAGAAACGCACCATTACGATGTTCTGCTCCTGGCCACCGGAAGCAGGGCTTTTGTGCTTAAAGATATCCCGAAACTAAACGGCATATTTACCATGCGCAGCCGTAATGATGCCGACAGTTTTAAAAAACACGTGGATACCACAAATGGAAAAGTAGTAATTGTTGGTGGCGGTTTATTGGGAATCGAATTGGCCACATCTTTGGCCGAAACAGGTTCAAAAGTGACGATTATCCAACGGATATCGCGATTAATGGGCCGCCAGTTGGATGCATTGGGCAGTCAGTTACTTCATGAAGAACTGACCAGCAAAGGCATTGAGATTTTTTACAATGATGAAGTAGACCGGATTATCGGAGAAAAAAGCATTTCTGGCATTCGTTTAAAAAGTGGTTTATTGATCGATTGTGAATCTTTAGTAATTGCCATAGGTACTGTTCCGAATACTGAACTGATTAAAGAAGCAGGCATAGAATGTAAAAGAGGTGTTGTGGTTGATGAATACCTGAGAACCACCGAAAAAGACATTTATGCTATTGGTGAAATTGCCGAATTTAAAGGCCAGATGTACGGCATTACCGCAGCAGCAGAACAGCAAGCAGAAATAGTGGCCAGGTTTCTTTGTGGAGATATTGCTAAATTTTACCAGGGCAGCCTGCTCATGAATATCCTTAAAATGCACAGTTTAGAACTCTGTTCATTAGGTTTGGCCGAAATACCGAACAACGACTCCACTTATGAGGAAATTGTTTTTATTGATAAAGCCAAACGTTACTATAAAAAATGTATTGTACACAACGATAAATTGGTTGGAGCGATATTAATCGGCGATAAAAGTGAGTTTTTGGAGTTCCGCAACCTGATCGAAAATAAAATGGAGTTAAGCGAAAAGCGGCTTCAATTGTTAAGAAGTGGCAAAACAACCGAACCTATTATCGGCAAAACCGTATGCAGCTGCAACAATGTTGGCGAAGGCAACCTGATCAACAAAATTAAAGATGGCTGTAAAGATCATTTGCAGCTTTGCCAGTTAACCGGCGCTGGAATGGGTTGTGGCAGTTGCAGGCCCGAGGTAAAAGCCATATTAGATTCTTTTGTAAATGTATTAAAAA
- a CDS encoding NNP family nitrate/nitrite transporter-like MFS transporter (product_source=KO:K02575; cath_funfam=1.20.1250.20; cog=COG2223; ko=KO:K02575; pfam=PF07690; superfamily=103473; tigrfam=TIGR00886; transmembrane_helix_parts=Outside_1_25,TMhelix_26_48,Inside_49_60,TMhelix_61_80,Outside_81_89,TMhelix_90_109,Inside_110_115,TMhelix_116_138,Outside_139_157,TMhelix_158_180,Inside_181_186,TMhelix_187_209,Outside_210_267,TMhelix_268_290,Inside_291_310,TMhelix_311_328,Outside_329_337,TMhelix_338_360,Inside_361_366,TMhelix_367_389,Outside_390_413,TMhelix_414_436,Inside_437_455): MTLNSITKPLDKLNIFSLKGVQMKTFHITWLTFFFCFFAWFGMAPLMKIAREQLHLTKDQVGNIQIASVSATIIARLLIGRLIDKFGPKLIYTWLLVLCAIPVLLIGTSNSYTSFLLFRLAIGVIGASFVITQFHTSIMFASNIKGTANATAGGFGNAGGGAANLFMPLIASGITALGFCSTEDSWRYAMIFPGVMLLVCAFLYHRYTLDTPQGDFKDLKDENIKSTKNTFLIAAKDYRTWILTIAYAACFGVEITVDNFAPIFFTDSFGATIAIAGMVAGIFGWINVFARPLGGIVADKIGKTWGFDGKTLLLALLLLIEGIGLIWFAKSGNIGMAIFMMFVFGLSLKMANGATYSLVPFINPLAVGSVAGIVGAGGNIGAMLIAFMFKAKAGHATKNVIENGHTIQKDLIDYTSAFTFLGFIILGIGIAVFIFRTIMAQKSAAIEDLVLTPSK; this comes from the coding sequence ATGACACTAAACTCCATTACTAAACCGCTAGATAAATTAAATATATTTTCGCTCAAAGGTGTTCAGATGAAAACCTTTCACATCACCTGGCTAACTTTCTTCTTTTGCTTTTTCGCCTGGTTCGGCATGGCACCCTTAATGAAAATTGCAAGAGAGCAATTACACCTTACCAAAGATCAGGTGGGCAACATTCAGATTGCTTCAGTATCAGCTACTATTATTGCCCGTTTACTGATCGGACGGCTAATTGACAAATTTGGCCCCAAACTCATTTACACCTGGCTTTTGGTACTGTGTGCCATTCCCGTTTTATTAATCGGAACCAGCAATTCTTATACCTCATTTTTGCTTTTCCGTTTGGCCATTGGCGTAATCGGCGCTTCATTTGTAATTACCCAATTCCATACCTCCATTATGTTTGCCTCGAACATTAAAGGAACCGCAAATGCAACAGCAGGTGGCTTCGGGAATGCAGGTGGTGGTGCTGCCAATTTATTTATGCCATTAATCGCATCTGGCATTACCGCTCTGGGCTTTTGTAGCACTGAAGACAGCTGGAGATATGCCATGATTTTTCCTGGTGTAATGCTTTTGGTATGTGCCTTTCTATATCACCGTTATACGTTAGATACTCCACAGGGAGATTTTAAGGATTTAAAAGACGAAAACATAAAAAGCACCAAAAACACATTTTTAATCGCGGCGAAGGATTACCGCACCTGGATTTTAACCATTGCCTACGCTGCCTGTTTTGGTGTAGAAATAACGGTTGATAACTTCGCACCGATCTTTTTTACTGATTCATTCGGCGCAACAATCGCCATAGCCGGAATGGTTGCAGGTATTTTTGGCTGGATCAATGTTTTTGCCAGACCATTGGGTGGAATTGTTGCTGATAAAATCGGTAAAACCTGGGGATTTGATGGCAAAACACTTTTACTTGCGCTATTGCTTTTGATAGAAGGAATCGGCCTGATCTGGTTCGCAAAATCGGGCAATATCGGAATGGCCATTTTTATGATGTTTGTTTTCGGTCTAAGTTTAAAAATGGCAAATGGAGCAACCTATAGCCTCGTTCCTTTCATTAATCCACTTGCAGTTGGTAGTGTAGCAGGTATTGTAGGTGCTGGTGGAAATATCGGCGCTATGCTTATTGCATTTATGTTTAAAGCCAAAGCTGGTCACGCCACTAAAAATGTAATCGAAAACGGGCATACTATTCAAAAAGACCTGATCGATTATACCAGTGCATTTACTTTCCTCGGTTTTATCATTCTCGGAATTGGCATTGCTGTATTTATTTTCAGAACCATTATGGCACAGAAAAGCGCAGCAATAGAAGATCTTGTACTTACACCGAGCAAATAG
- a CDS encoding hypothetical protein (product_source=Hypo-rule applied; cleavage_site_network=SignalP-noTM; transmembrane_helix_parts=Inside_1_4,TMhelix_5_22,Outside_23_131) has translation MKISNYVAATGCLALTLFFFSAKSQTKAVLFDGTIVAGYVDHGAFINCTGPSIKFSKKPYTVLLGLLPSLRIKEDKVAAGAPKNAALTPNLGFGLTTAFRHVALQVPLYYNPKTVVKNGEWNVGVGLGYKF, from the coding sequence ATGAAGATTTCTAATTATGTAGCCGCAACAGGCTGCCTTGCACTTACCTTGTTCTTTTTTTCAGCTAAATCGCAAACTAAAGCCGTTTTATTCGATGGTACTATCGTTGCCGGATATGTCGATCATGGTGCTTTTATAAACTGTACAGGCCCGAGCATCAAATTCAGCAAAAAACCTTACACCGTTTTATTGGGGTTGTTACCCAGCTTAAGAATCAAAGAAGATAAAGTTGCTGCCGGAGCACCAAAAAATGCAGCCCTCACCCCTAACCTTGGTTTTGGTTTAACAACGGCCTTTCGCCACGTAGCCTTACAGGTACCGCTATACTACAACCCTAAAACCGTGGTTAAAAATGGCGAATGGAACGTTGGCGTAGGCTTAGGCTATAAATTTTAA
- a CDS encoding nitrite reductase (NADH) small subunit (product_source=KO:K00363; cath_funfam=2.102.10.10; cog=COG2146; ko=KO:K00363; pfam=PF13806; superfamily=50022; tigrfam=TIGR02378), which produces MNEQSNWLAACRVEDAIENGGVCVKHGEDQIALFYFTRRNEWYATQNECPHKKQMALSRGMIGSTTDEPKVACPFHKKTFSLSTGECLSGDECAIKTYPVKIENGTVYIGTTPKS; this is translated from the coding sequence ATGAATGAACAATCAAATTGGCTAGCAGCCTGCCGAGTCGAGGATGCCATTGAGAACGGTGGCGTTTGCGTAAAACATGGTGAAGATCAGATTGCACTGTTCTATTTCACCAGAAGAAATGAGTGGTATGCCACACAAAATGAATGCCCGCATAAAAAACAGATGGCATTAAGCCGTGGAATGATTGGATCTACTACCGATGAACCTAAGGTAGCCTGCCCTTTCCACAAAAAAACATTCTCATTGAGCACTGGCGAATGTTTAAGCGGCGATGAATGCGCAATAAAAACCTATCCTGTAAAGATAGAAAACGGAACTGTTTATATTGGTACAACACCAAAATCTTAA
- a CDS encoding nitrite reductase (NADH) large subunit (product_source=KO:K00362; cath_funfam=3.30.413.10,3.50.50.60,3.90.480.10; cog=COG1251; ko=KO:K00362; pfam=PF01077,PF03460,PF04324,PF07992,PF18267; superfamily=51905,55124,56014; tigrfam=TIGR02374): MKEPQIIVIGNGMVGYKFCEKLRSKTSSFNLIVFGEEPRRAYDRVHLSEYFNGKTADDLSLSTENWYQEQNITLFLNNPIVKIDRELQKVYTASGLDYHYDILVFATGSGAFVPNIPGIEKEGVFVYRTIEDLDLISGYAKKAKTASVIGGGLLGLEAAKALIDLGIEKTSIIEFAPRLMPRQIDAAGSDMLKSKLADLGLQIHLNKNTTSIEGDGRITALKFSDDTALDVDMLVISAGIKPRDELAKACGIEVGPRGGIVVDQKMQTNDPAIFAIGECALYDGMIYGLIAPGYEMAEVLTTNLCEGDKTFTGFDMSTKLKLIGIDVASFGDNFITEPDCRTIIFENKHKGVYKRINVSNDGQYLLGGILIGDATAYNLLLQTSNNRIVLPENPEELILGARGGSEPAGGAGITGLPDGALICSCEGVSKGDICAAVADGSCENIDDLKKCTKAGTGCGGCLPMVKDLMTYTLKSQGKYIKNVICEHFNYSRQELFDLIHIHELKSYDEVLDALGKNDGCEVCKPLVSSLLASLWNEMILKKGNDVAQDSNDRFLANIQKGGSYSVVPRVPGGEITPDKLIVIGEVAKKYNLYTKITGGQRIDMFGAHLNDLPIIWEELIAAGFESGHAYGKGLRTVKSCVGSTWCRFGLHDSVSFAIQIEERYRGIRAPHKFKSAVSGCIRECAEAQSKDFGIIATEKGWNLYVCGNGGSKPQHALLLATDLDSETCIKYIDRFLMFYIRTADPLTRTATWLNKMEGGIDYLRNVIINDSLGMAAQWENEIENLIASYKCEWKEAVENPAIRKRFSHFVNAPEDKDPTIEFVEMRGQKRTAEWKTV; the protein is encoded by the coding sequence ATGAAAGAACCACAAATAATCGTAATAGGAAATGGAATGGTGGGATATAAATTCTGCGAAAAGCTAAGATCAAAAACCTCTTCTTTTAATCTTATCGTTTTTGGCGAAGAACCCCGCAGGGCTTATGACCGTGTTCATTTAAGTGAATATTTTAACGGAAAAACTGCTGATGATCTTTCTCTTTCTACTGAAAACTGGTATCAAGAGCAAAATATTACCCTTTTCTTAAATAATCCAATCGTTAAAATAGATCGCGAACTTCAAAAAGTTTATACCGCCAGTGGCCTTGATTATCATTACGATATTCTTGTTTTTGCAACTGGCTCAGGCGCTTTCGTTCCCAATATACCTGGTATCGAGAAAGAAGGTGTTTTTGTTTACCGTACAATTGAAGATCTTGACCTGATTAGCGGTTATGCCAAAAAGGCCAAAACAGCTTCGGTTATCGGTGGCGGTTTACTGGGATTGGAAGCTGCTAAAGCACTAATAGATTTGGGCATTGAAAAAACGAGCATTATCGAATTTGCACCGCGCTTAATGCCAAGACAAATTGATGCTGCAGGTAGCGACATGCTTAAATCTAAACTCGCAGATCTTGGTTTACAGATCCACTTAAATAAAAACACAACAAGTATTGAAGGCGATGGCCGTATTACCGCGCTAAAGTTTAGCGATGATACGGCTTTAGATGTTGATATGCTTGTTATATCTGCTGGTATAAAACCACGCGACGAACTGGCAAAGGCATGCGGTATCGAGGTTGGTCCGCGCGGTGGAATTGTTGTTGATCAAAAAATGCAGACCAATGATCCGGCTATTTTTGCCATTGGTGAATGCGCTTTGTACGACGGAATGATTTATGGATTAATCGCTCCTGGTTACGAAATGGCTGAAGTGTTGACTACAAACCTTTGCGAAGGTGATAAAACCTTCACAGGATTTGATATGAGTACTAAACTGAAACTGATCGGTATCGATGTGGCCAGTTTTGGTGATAATTTTATTACCGAACCTGATTGCCGCACCATCATCTTCGAAAACAAACACAAAGGCGTTTATAAAAGAATAAATGTTAGTAATGACGGGCAATACCTTTTAGGAGGTATATTAATTGGAGATGCAACAGCTTACAACCTGCTGTTGCAGACCTCTAATAACCGGATTGTATTACCAGAAAACCCCGAAGAACTGATTCTGGGTGCACGTGGCGGAAGCGAACCTGCTGGCGGAGCCGGAATTACAGGTTTACCAGACGGTGCATTGATCTGTAGCTGTGAAGGCGTTAGCAAAGGCGATATCTGCGCTGCAGTTGCTGATGGCTCTTGCGAAAACATTGATGACTTAAAAAAATGCACCAAAGCAGGCACAGGCTGTGGTGGATGCTTGCCAATGGTTAAAGACTTGATGACTTATACCTTAAAATCACAAGGTAAGTATATCAAAAATGTAATCTGCGAACACTTTAACTATAGCAGACAGGAACTTTTTGACCTTATTCATATCCACGAACTAAAAAGTTATGATGAAGTATTGGATGCTTTAGGCAAAAATGACGGTTGTGAGGTATGTAAACCATTAGTGTCATCGCTCCTGGCCAGCCTTTGGAACGAAATGATCCTTAAAAAAGGAAATGATGTAGCCCAAGATAGCAACGACCGTTTTCTGGCCAACATTCAAAAAGGCGGCTCATACTCAGTGGTACCAAGGGTTCCGGGTGGCGAAATCACACCCGATAAATTGATAGTAATTGGCGAAGTAGCTAAAAAATATAACCTCTACACCAAAATTACCGGAGGTCAGCGTATTGATATGTTCGGTGCACACCTTAACGATCTTCCTATTATCTGGGAGGAATTAATCGCTGCAGGTTTTGAAAGCGGACATGCATACGGAAAAGGCTTAAGAACGGTTAAAAGCTGCGTAGGTAGTACCTGGTGCAGATTTGGCTTGCACGACAGTGTAAGTTTCGCCATCCAAATTGAAGAACGGTACAGGGGCATCCGTGCACCGCACAAGTTTAAATCAGCTGTAAGCGGCTGTATCAGAGAATGTGCGGAAGCTCAGAGTAAAGATTTTGGCATTATTGCTACCGAAAAAGGCTGGAATTTATATGTATGTGGCAATGGAGGTAGCAAACCGCAACATGCCCTTTTACTGGCAACAGACTTAGATAGTGAAACCTGCATTAAATACATTGATAGATTTTTGATGTTTTACATCCGCACTGCCGATCCACTTACCAGAACAGCAACCTGGCTGAACAAAATGGAAGGTGGAATAGATTACCTGCGAAATGTAATCATTAATGATAGTTTAGGAATGGCCGCCCAATGGGAAAACGAAATTGAAAACTTAATTGCCTCTTACAAATGCGAATGGAAGGAAGCTGTAGAAAATCCTGCGATCAGAAAACGCTTCTCTCATTTTGTAAATGCACCAGAAGACAAAGATCCAACTATAGAATTTGTTGAGATGCGCGGACAAAAAAGGACCGCCGAATGGAAAACAGTTTAA
- a CDS encoding uroporphyrin-III C-methyltransferase (product_source=KO:K02303; cath_funfam=3.30.950.10,3.40.1010.10; cog=COG0007; ko=KO:K02303; pfam=PF00590; superfamily=53790; tigrfam=TIGR01469), with product MNQKTNDFGLFIMGGGPGDPELITMKALNVLKRAEVILYDNLSNEKLLEIAPKNCKMIYVGKQPYGKYTPQEKINELIVENAQNYQVVVRLKGGDPFIFGRGFEELIYAEARGIKCHYIPGISSMQGAGFIDVPLTHRGISESVWILTGTKKDGSLTNDLKCAMKSSATVVIYMGMKKVGEISKAYCDAGLGDMPAAVIQHATLPNQKQVVCSVQNLQESAEQAGLTYPAIIIIGNVVQAKAYANLNQAELLSA from the coding sequence ATGAATCAAAAAACTAACGATTTTGGACTTTTTATAATGGGTGGAGGTCCTGGTGATCCTGAATTGATCACTATGAAAGCTCTTAATGTGTTAAAAAGAGCAGAAGTTATTCTGTATGATAACTTAAGTAATGAGAAATTGCTAGAAATTGCGCCGAAAAATTGCAAAATGATCTATGTTGGCAAGCAACCTTATGGAAAATACACGCCACAAGAGAAAATAAATGAATTAATTGTCGAAAATGCCCAAAATTATCAAGTAGTTGTACGTTTAAAGGGTGGCGATCCCTTTATTTTTGGCAGAGGATTCGAAGAATTGATTTATGCGGAGGCTAGAGGCATCAAATGTCATTACATTCCAGGTATAAGTAGTATGCAGGGCGCTGGTTTTATTGATGTTCCTTTAACGCATCGTGGCATTAGTGAAAGTGTTTGGATCCTTACCGGAACCAAGAAGGACGGAAGTTTAACAAACGATTTAAAGTGTGCCATGAAAAGTTCGGCTACAGTTGTTATATATATGGGTATGAAAAAAGTTGGCGAAATCTCTAAAGCTTATTGTGATGCGGGCTTGGGTGATATGCCTGCGGCAGTTATTCAGCATGCTACCTTGCCCAACCAAAAACAAGTAGTATGTTCAGTTCAAAATTTACAGGAATCTGCTGAACAGGCGGGCTTAACTTATCCTGCTATTATTATTATAGGTAATGTGGTGCAGGCTAAAGCTTATGCGAACTTAAATCAGGCAGAGTTGTTGTCAGCATAG
- a CDS encoding hypothetical protein (product_source=Hypo-rule applied; cleavage_site_network=SignalP-noTM; pfam=PF04338; superfamily=103190): MKFFVPLLLLCSCYAKCFAQYTDSTNYHILLTSTGSINRTNEERAYLLNNALNFGLKKKSFVLNSTSAWLYGKQNSNLTNNDFSTTLNFNLYKTFPHFYYWGLVNYNTSYSLKLKNQLLAGGGIAYSILDKENAYINISNGVLFDQSSLIVGDSYHTYRNSLRLQYHFIIKNLITIDGNHFLQNSFSRKGDYIIRSSATIGLKLRKWISLTTALNYNKLNITSSENLNLTYGLTLDKYF; encoded by the coding sequence ATGAAGTTTTTTGTGCCATTACTTTTACTGTGCTCTTGTTATGCGAAATGCTTTGCTCAATATACCGATAGTACCAATTACCATATATTGCTCACTTCAACAGGATCAATTAACCGAACGAATGAAGAACGTGCCTATTTGTTGAATAATGCACTCAATTTTGGCCTTAAAAAGAAAAGTTTCGTATTAAATTCTACTTCTGCCTGGCTTTACGGCAAACAGAACAGCAATTTAACCAATAACGATTTTTCTACCACGTTAAATTTTAACCTGTATAAAACCTTTCCTCATTTTTATTATTGGGGTTTGGTGAATTATAATACCAGTTATTCCTTAAAATTAAAAAATCAGCTGCTTGCTGGTGGTGGAATTGCCTATAGCATATTAGATAAAGAAAATGCATACATAAACATCAGCAATGGGGTGCTTTTCGATCAAAGCAGTTTAATTGTGGGTGATAGTTACCACACCTATAGAAATTCGTTACGGTTACAATATCATTTTATAATCAAAAACCTGATTACTATTGATGGAAATCATTTTTTGCAGAATTCCTTCTCTAGAAAAGGCGATTACATTATCCGTTCATCAGCAACCATTGGATTAAAACTTCGCAAATGGATCAGTTTAACTACAGCATTAAACTACAACAAACTGAACATTACCAGTAGCGAAAACCTAAACCTTACTTATGGGTTAACGCTTGATAAATATTTTTAG